Genomic segment of Rhodothermaceae bacterium:
CAAGCTCTTGAGGTTGTCAAGATTGCCCGACAGGTCGGAGCTCGGGCAATTGCGCATGGCTCAACGGGAGCAGGCAACGATCAAGTACGATTCGATTCTGTGGTCCACCTGTTCGCTGATGAAATGGAACTCATCACACCAATCCGTGATGAAGGACTCACTAGGAAGGACACAACAGGATTTCTTCTTGAGCGAGGATTCTCCGTCCCTGAAAAGACGACCCGGTATTCCATCAATGAAGGGCTCTGGGGAACAACCATTGGAGGTGAAGAAACGCTCGGGACCGCCAAGCCATTACCGGATGAAGCCTACCCACATACTGTACCTGCCGCTGAAGCACCTGAAGCAGGCCTTGAGCTGCGTATTCAATTCGAGAATGGCTTACCCATTGCCTTGGATGGTGAGGAATTGCCTCCCGTTGCATTAATCACCAAACTTGCCTCTGTCGGTGCCAAGCACGGAGCTGGACGAAATATTCATGTCGGGGATACGATATTTGGACTCAAGGGACGAATTGGATTTGAGGCTCCTGCCCCTCTGATTCTGATCACCGCACACAGAGAGTTAGAGAAGCTTGTCCTCACCAAATGGCAACGCTATCAAAAGGATCAGTTGAGCGACTTCTATGGTATGCTACTCCACGAAGGACAATACTTCGATCCCGTAATGAGAGATATTGAAGCATTCCTGACCTCCTCCCAGCATGGGGTTACCGGTTCCGTATTCGTTCGGCTTTATAAGGGTAATATTTCCGTCCAGGGCTGCGAAAGTCCCTATTCCATGTTTGATAATGGCGTGGCCACTTATGGCGAAGAGACTGCTCTCTGGGATGGACCCGATGCTCGCAGTTTTTCGAAACTCAGCGGCCTTCAAGCTTATCTCGCGTACAAGGCACGCTCGAAAAAATGATTCGTACAGCAGTTCTGCATGGCAGCGGCTACGTTGGCCGTGAGCTTATACGACTGATCCTTCAGCATCCTCATGCATCGCTTGCATGCGTCACCAGCCGAACCTATGCAGGGAAACCACTGCATGTCGCACATCCAGCACTACGAGGACAACAAAAGATTCAATTTACCGCTGCTACGGAATTTGATGCGTCAGATATTGATGTCGTATTCGTGGCTGCCGAACATGGTAAGGGGGCGGCGAGCGTCAGAGCATTGATTGATAATGGATATACGGGATACATTATTGACATGAGCTCTGATTTCAGGTTTAAAGATGTATCGAAGTTCGAATCACTCTTTAATGTGAAACACCCTGCTCCTGAACTGATCCCCGAATTTAAATACGGACAACCAGAACTCTTTGCCCCCTACTCTACCCGTTTCATTGCGAATCCTGGTTGTTTTGCGACGGGAATGCTTCTTGCTATCTGGCCGATTAACCAATGCTGTGCGGAAGCCGACGCTTCTATCATCGCACTCACTGGAGCATCCGGTTCAGGAATTCGTCCAAAACCAACGACTCATTTCCCAGAGAGAGATGGGAATGTACGAGCCTACAAGGTGCTTGATCATCAGCATTTAGCTGAGATTTCACAGTTTGTCGGTTCCGGTATTCATCTGGCTATGGTGCCGGTATCTGGACCCTGGACACGCGGCATATGGGGAACAATCCAACTTAAATCTCCCCTACCTGAATCCGAAATTGCAAAATGGTTCAAGGACCTGTATGATCACCATCCGCTCATTCGACTCTGGCCAGGTAAACTTCCAGAACTGCATTATGCCGTCGGTTCTCCGTATTGCGATTTGGGATGGGTCATGCGAGATGAAGATCTCGTGATTGGCTTTGCTTTAGACAACATGCTTCGCGGGGCTGCTTCACAAGCAATCCAGAACATGAATCTGTTGACGGACTTGTCGATCACAACCGGGCTTGTAGCGGAAACTCACTGATGAAAACGCAAACGATCTTGAAGGATGAAGATACATTTCTCATCCCGACCTATAAGAAAATGCCCCTCGCACTCGTGCGTGGCAAAGGATGCTATGTATGGGATGCGGATGGGAATCGTTATCTGGATTTTTACGGAGGCCACTGTGTGACTGCCCTTGGGCATTGCCCTGCCCCGGTGGTGGATGCAATTCAAAAGCAGAGTGAGCGGCTTCTCTTTTATTCGAATGTTGTTTACAACGATACCCGGGCTCATGCTGCTAGGCTACTGGCAGAAATGGCGCCACTCCATCGGATTTTCTTCTGCAACTCCGGTACGGAAGCAATTGAAACGGCGCTCAAGATCGCTAGAAAATCCACCGGCCGAAACGGTATCATCTCTACAAAAAACGGATTTCACGGACGTACTCTTGGAAGCCTGGCAACCACCTGGAATCCATCCTATAGAAATCCTTTCAAGGATGTATTGGCATCCGCGCATTATTTCGCCGAGTTTGGAGATCTGGAATCTGTAGAATCGATCCTTTCTCGGAACGAAGGCATTGCAGCCATACTCCTTGAGCCAATTCAGAGTATTGCTGGAATCGTAGAAGCTTCCAGCGATTACTTCCAAGGGCTCCGCGAGCTGTGCAATCGACATGATGTGTTGCTGATTTTTGACGAAATCCAGACCGGTGTGGGACGCACCGGCACATTTAGTATTAGTGAACAATTTGGAGTAACTCCAGACATGATCACGCTCGCTAAAAGCCTCGGATCTGGGATTCCCGTCGGTGCGTTGTTGTTAAGTGACCGACTCTCTGATGAAGTTCAGTATGGAGATCAGGGATCTACCTTTGGCGGAGGCATGATTGCAATGAGCGCTGTCATCGCAACCTTGGAATCGATCCAAAATGATGGCCTGATGGAGCGAGCGCCGGAAATATTTGATGCCATTGAGACTGCGATCAAACCGTACGTGACTGAAGTGTGCGGACACGGCTGCCTGATCGGCGTAAGGACTGAGCTGAGTACAAGTGATATTCTTCCAGCTCTGCGTAAAAATGGCGTATTAGCCGGTGGAAGTGCAGATCCGAATGTCATGCGCCTCATGCCACCTCTGATCACCAATGCAGAGCATATTTCAGAATTCGCTGATGCGTTCAAAGACGTGATGGTGCGTGCTCATGCCTGATTCAGGACTGCATCACTTATTTGATTGGCATCTCGAAGATAACTTGACATGGGAAGAGCAATTAGCTCGTACCCGCCATCATTATCATCGCCCCCGATCGTTACGCAAACCGGACACTCTCCGCAGTCTTGGACTGCTCTTCTTTAATTCCTCGTTGCGTACACGCACATCTATGGAAGTAGCGGCAGCTCGACTCGGTGCTCATACCTCGGTCATTATCCCGGGATCTGGTGTATGGGGAATGGAATGGAATGATGGTGTTCGTATGGATGGCAAATCAGTAGAGCACATCCGGGAGGCGATTGGCGTACTTTCACGATACTATGACGCGTTGGGCGTGCGCCTATTTGCAACAGGTACTGATTATGCAATTGATCAAAGCGAAGCACGATTCAAAAAAATTCTTGAGACTGCTACTGTACCGGTTATCAACCTCGAATCCGCTTTATATCACCCTTGCCAGGCCCTGGCAGACGCTGCAACGATCAGAGAACACTTCAGTGATGAAGTCAAAGGACGACGCTTTGTTCTTTCGTGGGCATGGCATCCTCGAGCATTAGCACAGGCCGTACCGAATTCTGCCCTTTTAATGGCAACCCGGCTTGGCATGCAGGTCACCATTGCGCGACCAAAAGGGTTTGAGCTTGACCCTGAGATTATGCGACTCGCGGAATCATATACGTCAAAGCATGGCTTCTCATTAACAGAAACAGATGATCAGGACGCTGCCTGCGAGGGAGCAGACATCATTTATGCCAAAGCCTGGGGAAGTCAGTTGCGTTATGATGATCTGGACCAGGAAAAAGTGTTACGCGATCAGTACCAGAGTTGGCAAGTTCGAGAACACCATCTCGGTAATGCCGCCTTTATGCATTGCCTCCCTGTGCGCCGGGGAGTCGTGGTGGAGGATGCTGTTCTCAACAGCTCACAAGCCATCCATCTATTGCAGGCAGAATTTAGACTGCATGCACAAATAGCAATCCTAGAACGAGCCTGGAATCTCATATGAGAGCACCAATCGTGATTAAGATTGGCGGGGCTGTCCTTGATAATTTGACACGATTCTGGGATCAGATCAAGGCCATGGATTCTCCTGTGGTGATTGTACATGGTGGTGGAATCCAGTCAACCAGTTTGGCCAACCGACTTGGTCATGCTCCCAAAATCATTGAAGGGCGCCGGGTCACGGGTCCCTTGGACCTTAAAATTGCTGAGTGGGCGATGAGAGGCGCCGTGAATGTGAAGCTGGTAGCCGAGGCAAATGCCTGTGGACTGAAAGCAGTTGGGCTTAGCGGAGCTGATGGAGCCATGATAAACGTCCGTCGACGCGAACCATGGCTTATTGATGGTGAGAAAGTTGATTTTGGCTGGGTTGGTGAAATCGTCTCCATTGATACCACCCTGATTGAAACGATTTCTGATGCTGGATTCATCTCCATCATCGCTCCACTTGGCATTGACAATTCGGGACAGCGCTACAATGTCAACGCGGATACGGTTGCCTACACACTCGCAGCACGTATCCATGCAAAAGAACTACTTCTGGTAACGGATTCGGGGGGTGTTCTTCGAAACCTGAACGACCCTTCTTCACTACTTCGAACATGTTCCCCCTCCGACGAAACAGCCGGGATCACACAGGGATGGATCAGTGGAGGGATGTCTGTAAAGATTCAAACAGCACGCAGTGCACTCGAAAAAGGAGTTTCCAGTGTGTGGGTTTTAGGAGTAGATGATCTGCTCGAGAAACAGAATGCCACTTCAATTATCATGGAGAAAGAATGAGAGAAAAAAAGGTGCTCAGCCTGCTAGACTCAATGATTCGATTCCCATCATTGAGTGGTCAGGAGGATGAAATTTGTTCTTACATGCAATCCTATGTGGATCAAGCGGGAATTCAAAGCGAGCGTATTGAAAATAGCTTGTTCTTCTGGTTAGGAGATGGGCCAAACAAATTGCTCCTGGCATCTCACCTAGATGTAGTCCCTCCCTCTTCCAGCCATCCCTATCCCCCCTTCGATGCTACGCGCATAAACGGGAAGATCTATGGTAGAGGTGCCTCAGATGCAAAAGCATCCGGGGCTGCCATGACATCGGCACTCCTGGAGTTAGCATCCGAAAATTGGAAGCCGGAAGAGGGTCAGCTCATCGTTGCCTTGACCGAGTGTGAGGAGACTGATTATGAGAATAATGGCCTACAAAAACTCTTGCAGACCAAGCTGCCGCGGCCACAGTCTGCATTAGTCGGTGAGCCGACGAATTTACTCCCCGTAGTTGCTCAGAAAGGATTGCTTGTATTACGGCTTGATGCCAAAGGCCACAGTGCTCATGCAGCTCGGCATGCGCTTGGAGAGAACGCAATCCTCAAGGCTGCAGATGATATCCGGCGTTTATTGAAACTCAAGTTCGATCGGTGTCATCCCATTCTGGGGGACACCAGCATGAATGTGACGACCATCCAAGGGGGAGTTGCCCGAAACGTGATCCCCGATCATTGCACCATTTATCTAGACATTCGAAGCACTCCCGCCTATACACACGATGAAATCGTCGCAACGATTCGCGCTGCCGTGGAATCCGAGGTCACTGTTCACAGCGATCGGATTATCCCCGTATGTACTGCGACAGATGAGCCCATCGTGGAAGCTTGCCTGACTGCAGCCCCTGGGACTCAACCAGAGGGCTCTCCAACTGCAAGCGACTGGATATACTTGCAGGGGATTCCTGCGGTGAAAATTGGCCCCGGCTCTAGTGAACTATCCCATACGGCAAATGAGCATGTGGACCAATCTGAGGTCGTTCAAGCTGTCGACTTCTATAAGACTGCCGTGAAGAAATATTTTAGCTTGAGCAGGTAGAATACTCTTCTCTCACTTCTCCGAGTCGGGCTGTGACAAAATTATGCCAAACACGGGAACACGGAAGATACACTTCTTTATGAGCGGCGAGTAGTAATTGGACGAAGGGCATCATCAGAATCTCCTCGGTCGGGAGATGCAGCAACTGTATGTGGGCACTGAGATTAGCAGCGGTAGATCTACAGCCTCTGGCGCAGAAATATGCGCAAGGGCATGGGTTAATCTGGCTAGACAGTTCATCAAGATCTCTGCGGTTTGACCGTTACTCCTATCTCTGTATTGATCCGGTTGAATCCATCCCGGCAACGGCAAAGATGGATGATCTGCGGAGTGTACTCCATCGTTATACGACTGTCAGATGTATGGAGGACGGTCCTCCATTTCAGGGGGGATTGGTGGGGTTTTTTGATTACGAGTTTACCGAAAATGGTTCCCCAATAGCCATACAGACTCGTAACCAAGGCGGTGCAAACTGCCACTTCAGGTTGTATGATACAATTGTCGCTGTGGATCACCATGCCGACCTTACGTGGATCATCTCGTCTGGCTTTAAAAATGGATCAAACAAGCCGTGCGAGGACATCGCAAAAGCACGCATCAATGCAGTCAGACAGGATATTCGGGACATACCAAAACCTGTTACTCCTACAGTGGATCTTATCTGGCGCAATGAGATCACAAAACAGGACTATTTGAAAGCAGTGCATGATATCCTTGATTTCATTCACGCCGGAGACATTTACCAGGCGAACTTTGCTCAGACTTTCGCGGCAGATTTACCCCGAGATACAGACCCGTTGCATATCTATCTTTCTACCCGAAAGAGTAATCCTGCTCCCTTTTCTGCGTATGGCGTTTTCGGCAAGCGGAGCATTGCATGTACCTCCCCAGAACGCCTGATCACCGTGAATGCGCAGGGACTGGCCGAAGCAAGACCGATCAAAGGAACGATTGCACGGTCAGACTATCCCGATGAAGATCAACAGCTCAGAGAGCGGCTTCTCAAGTCTGAAAAGGACCGCGCTGAAAATATCATGATCGTGGACCTACTTCGCAATGACTTGTCACGAGTCTGTAAGCCTCATTCGGTGAGAGTGCCTGAGCTTTGCGTACTGGAATCCTATGCCGGATTGCATCAACTCACATCTTCTGTTCAAGGCCAGTTAGAGGATGGTAAGGATGCCTTTGATCTTTTGTCTGCTGTGTTTCCTGGAGGATCCATCACAGGAGCACCGAAACGCCGTTCCATGGAGATCATTGATCAGATAGAACAATTTTCCCGTCGTGCCTTTTGCGGATCATTTGGATATTTTGGGTTTGACGGTGCAGCAGATTTTAACATCATGATCCGGACTATTCAATTCCAAGACGACCGTGCATGGCTCGCTGTCGGGGGTGGGATTACTTCTTTGTCCCATCCAAATGAGGAGTATTCTGAGACCTTGCTGAAGGCACAGAAGATACTTGATGGGACTGAAAAAGCAAGCGTTGAATGATCTTGATACTTGACAACCGAGACAGCTTTGTCTATAATATCAGCCGATATTTCAGGGAGCTTGGTGAGGCGACCGATGTGGTTGGATCTGATCATGTAACGCTGGATGATATCGAAGTAATGCAGCCCAAAGCGCTGGTAATTTCGCCAGGTCCCTGCACACCAAATGAAGCCGGGATCAGTTTGAGTGTAACTTCGCATTTTTCTGGGCGAATCCCGATCCTGGGTGTATGCCTCGGCCATCAGGTAATCGCACAGTCCTATGGCGCGGTGGTGACACATGCCCGGTTCCCGAAGTATGGTCGGGCAAGCTCTATGATACACGATGGATGTGGCCTGTTCAAAGGGTTACCCAATCCGTTGACCGCAGGCCTGTACCACTCCCTAATCGTGACACAAGTTGATAAAAGTGATCTGATCATTCAGGCCAAATCACCAGAGGGGGAAATCATGGCCCTGCGACACAAGCAGAACCCTACATTTGGAGTTCAATTTCATCCAGAATCAATATTGAGTAAATCTGGACATGAACTCCTGCATAATTTCGTACAGATTGTAGAGCGGTTTCAATGTTCCTCTTAGAGCAGTTGGGCAGACAACACGCAATTCGTCCTTTTGATCTACGAGATCGGGGACTACTGCTCGCAGATGGGGTATTTGACACATCCTTGATTGTGTGCGGCACCATGGTCCTGCGCTCGGCTCACGTGAACAGGCTTGTGCGTGATGCGACTGCGCTTGAGATTAACATTGATCAGCAAAGGATCAACGATCTACTTGATAACAACCTGACCGAAGATCAGAATGGAGTGTTGCGCATCACGGTTACATCAGGCCCTGCAGAAAGATGGAGTTTGAATACTCAAATGATACCCCCAACAGTTCTACTGAGCCTATCACCGCTGAACAGGAGTGATCAGTTTAAGCCAATCTCACTGCAAACCAGTCTTATTCGCCGAAATCATACCTCACTCACAAGCCGCCATAAAACCCTTGCCTATACGGATAACCTGGCGGCTCTGCGAGCCGCCCGCACTGAAGGCTATGACGATGCACTCTTCTTAAATACCCGCGGAAATGTTTGCTGCGTTACGACCGGGAATCTGTTTCTGAAAATTGGCAACACCTGGATGACTCCACCGGTCTCCGACGGTATCCTGCCAGGGATCATGCGTCAATGGGTTATGAAGACTGCTCCACACATAGGTCTTGGAATTATAGAACAAACGATAACGGAAGACGAGTTGCGGTTCGTGGAAGCTGCATTCATGACGAACAGCGGGCGACTAGCGGTGCCAATTTCAAAAATGGACGGGCGAGAGCTTCGGCCACAGTTACCAGATGGACTGGAAGACACTGCCATGGAGCTGGTCAGGACATCCAGCGAGCATTGAAGTCCGTCCAGATCCGCTTGAGAATTTTGAACGGGTATTGCTCGACCACTTTCATTGCTGCAAGAGCCGAATATTTAGTTCTCAGCGACCTTGTTATCAAGCTCTTCGAACGTAAAGCGAACGCTCATAATGTAAGGGGACTCGTTTTTTGTCCAGTGACCATACGTAGTAGTAACCACGGTCCCGTCGGGAAGTATCTCAACTCCCGGATAGGCAGTATCAGCCCCCTCGTGGTTGTCCATAAGTCGTACACGATACTGTCCTTCCTGACCATGCACGATATCCTCATACGTACCAACCCATCCGACCCAGTCGCCCCATGTGGGTGAAACATGTGTACGGTCACGAAATGAAATAAATAGTCGACCATCCGGGCCGTAGATGGCCTGATGTCTGTCACCGGTGAGAGCGCCTGTGACTTCCATTGGTGTACTCCATGTTGCGCCTTCATCATCCGAGAACGTTACGAAGCTGTTGAACTGACGGCTATTCTCTCTCAGTAACATGGCGATTTGTTGGCCGTCGGGGGACCGAATGACACCTGGTTCGCACAGATCAGCCACGGGATGCGTAACGACAACTTCGGGCTGACTCCAAGTTAGCCCGCCATCGGACGATACGGTCTTGTACACATAAAATTGTCCCCGCTCTTCCTCTCGTCCATTGATAAACCTTCCATCGTCGTGAAAAAATGCCATATAGCGGCCATCTCGCAATCGAATTACATCTCCCATAGCTACGATTCCACCAAAATCTCCAATGGGATCTAATGGGCTCCAAGTGTTTCCTTCGTCCTCGGAAACAGCCATACGGATGGGATACAACCCGGAAAACATGATTAAGCGCTTTGTCCCATCACGATCAATTACCGGATAGAGTGTTGGGACCTCCTGTGAGGTTGACCAGTTGTCCGGCACGGGGAGGCGGTCACTCCAAGTGAGCCCGCTGTCGTGACTTTTCTTCATCACAACTGCACCGCGTCCGTGTCCCTTTGGATATACGGTGATGATTGTATGCTGGTCATCCAGCAGCACAGTGGTTGGATGGCCGAGGTACTGGTTTGACTCTCGATCTACTAATACTTGTCGGTGAGTATCTTCGGCAAGGTCAACGAGCGGGATACTGAATCCCCCGGGCCTGTTTGTACCACTTGGGTGGAAAACGCCCGTGGTGACAAATTCCCGGATGTGGAGTTCACCTTTTGCCAAAGGCGCTACACGGCCAAGCGAGGAAAATGTGAACCCAAACCGCCCGATACCTGCAAAGCTACCCACTGAATGAATCAACTGATCATCAATCAGAAACCGGATTACACCATCTGTTCGGATAGCTTCAAAAGTAAACCATTCTCCGGGTTCAAGATGGGGGCGGGCATCACCAAGAACTACATGATGCCAGCCTGCTAAAGCACCAGACAGGTATAGCTGTTGATTGGGGCCATCAAACCCGAGATAACTCTCTCCCAACTGGAATGCTGCGCCCGTAGCGTTTAGCTCGGGAAGGCTGAGCTGTGCTGTTATCTGGAAATCCCCCGTCGCAAGGTCACGATCGGCGAACAGCCCTGCTTCATCTGACGTGCCTGATACAATTGCGATGTACCCATTCTGCTCAACCCATGTACCCAGACTGCCCATTTTCACGACACCGTTCTGGGTGACGGTAATAGTTTCTTGTGCCAGGGCCGCGAATGTCAATAGTAATGTGCCCAAGAGAATACACACGAGTTGATTGATTAATATGAGGCGTCGCATAGGTAATGAGAAGGGTGCTTTAAAAGTGGGACAATTTTCAGTCGGCATGTTTTCGAGCCCATTCAAAAAATCCGATTTCTTCCAGTGCTTTGCGCATTTCTGAAATTTGGGCCGGTGTAGCGGTGGAATGGGGCAATCTGTGGGGGCCACAATCTTGGCCGATCAGACCCATAACAGCTTTGAATCCTGCACGTCCACAGGTTTTCAGAATTACTTTTATCATCGTAGATGCCCTCGCCTGATGGCGCCGGGCCTCTTCTATCCGTCCCTGTTCGCAGCAGGTAATAAGACGGTTATAGAGTGGTGTAGCAAAATTATATGTCGTACCCACTGCTCCGCGCATGCCTGTCATCCATGCACCGAGAAGCATCTCATCGACGCCACATACAAAGTCATACCTTTCGGCATAAGGACACGCTGAGACTTCGTGCAGACGTGTATCTGAAAATTTTACACCAACGAGCGAATCCAATCGCGACACTGACAAACTCAGGAAATCATTCAGATCCAGCTCTACCCCCGTCTTTCCGGAGATATGGTAGTAGTAGAATGGGAGATCCGGTGCACCTGCAGCAATCACAGCCAGACAGTCCACCAGTGATCTTGTCGATTCAGGCTTGAAATAATAAGGGGGCGTGGCCGAAATAGCACTGGCTCCAATCTGTTGGGCATGCCTGGCGAGGGTTTGTGCTTCCTGTAGACTGTTATGTCCGACATGGACCACCACAGGTACACGGCCGGCAACAGCCTGCATAAATTTTACTGCAGTATGCTGCCGCTCGCGGAGTGTCAGTGAGACCCCTTCCCCCGTACTACCCAATACATATAATGCAGAGACACCATCTCTTAGTAGATGTTCGACTAAGTCTGGGATACGGTCAAGATCCACTAGAGCATCATCTTTCATGGGTGTGAACGCTGCCGCGGTAAGACCTCTCAGCCGGATTGATTTATCGATTGGCGCCTGCATCATTCCGATTCTTGTTTCGGCAACCCGCTTTCCAAAGTATAGATTGTTAACCCGCTAAGCTGTATGTGACGGCTGGGAAGAATGTTACTCATGATGTATCCTACGACAAAGCAGGTCAATATGCCAATACTTGCATAAAGGAAGAAATGAATGGCTGTGAAAGCACTTACTAAGTAGAGTACGATTGCACTGGTACAGGCGCCAATCAGTGCCCCAGTACCATGTGCACGGCGCGTAAAAATACCCAGAGCAAAGAGACCTGCCAGGCTGCTCCCCAATAATCCCAATAATTCAAGGAAAAAGTCGAACAATGAAGCAATTTCGATTGTAGCCATTAGTAAACCAATGGTGGTAGCTAGAAAGCCTAATCCAACAGTCAGCCATTTGGCCAATCGCAGACGGATTGACGCAGTGGAACGCGGCTTAAATCTTTTGTAAAAGTCGCATACCAGTGCGGCAACGGCGCTATTGAGACTACTGTCAAGGCTGGACATGGCTGCGGCAAAAATCCCGGCAATCAGGAGGCCTGATATACCTTGGGGTAACTGCTGTATGATAAACAGCGGGAAGATTGCATCGGTTGATAGCGAAGGCTCCAGAGCGCTTGCGTGCTGTTGGTAGAACACAAACAAGGCTGTCCCCAAGCAGAAAAAAAGCAAGCTACCGGGGATAGTGAGTACTGCATTAGTCCAGACAGATCGTGCAGCAAGTTTTTCATTTGCCGTGGTTAGGTAGCGTTGAACTACCGTTTGATCCGCTGTATAGGGGATCAAGTTGCTGAAAATTGAACCTCCCAGCACCACCCAGACTGCCGTAGTCGTCGCATCCCACGACCAGGTCAGAATATGAAATTTGTTCTGAGCGGTGGCAACTTCTATCAATCCAGGAGCCCCACCCTCAATGTTCGAGACCAAGACAATGAGGCTCAAAAAAGCGCCGCCTAAGAGTACAATTACCTGCATTACATCTGACCAAATAACGGCTTCCATGCCTCCCAATGCTGTATAGAAGGTGCTCAGTAGTCCCATTAGTAATATGGCCAAGTAAAGATTGAAGCCTGTAACTGCGGATAAGGCTATTGCAGGGAGAAAGATCACTACTCCCATACGTCCGAGCTGGAGGAGAACGAATGCAAGGCTACCGAAAAGTCGAACTGCTACATTAAAACGTCGCTCTAAAAATTCATAGGCCGTCGTTATCTGGAGTCGGCGGAAGAAGGGTAGATAAAGATAGACTACTATCGGGGCAACCAGCAGGATGGCAATCTGCCCAAGAAAGTACACCCAATCCGTAGCGTAAGCCTTGGCGGGGATGGCCATGAAGGTGATGGCACTCAGCTGTGTTCCGAAGATGCTGATTCCTGCTGCCCACCACGGGATACGTCTACGAGCTAGAAAGTAATCAGTATCACTTTTTCCACGGTTCCAGAAGTACAGACCCATTCCTGCAAGGACCAGGAAATAGACAACCACGACAACGTAATTTATTGTGCCGAACGGGGCGACTGTATTTCTGGGTGTGACCTTCCAAACCGCGGCAGTTCGTACTCCCGGGCGTGTTTCACCACTTGAGATGAAAATATTATCGCCTTGTTGCACTGTTGGGACAGTGACCTGCCCCATGGGCAAAGTTCCCAGCTGCGCCCAGGTGTCCGTGATGACGTGATAGGCCAGCACGTTACGGCTGAATCCAGGGTGTTGGTTGCCGAGCTCTTGAACGCGATCTACATCTACTCCAGTATTACCTCCCAATACTAGAAGGTGTGAGGGGCCCAAAGTGATTGCAGGAGAAGGGGCCGCAGCTGTAGGATACGGTAGATCGTGCAGTTGCTCCCATCCATGTTGAGGGTCATACCGATAGGCATCGGTGAGAAACTCGTAAGCCACTGAGTCAGACAAATTTGGCTTCAACGCGGTACCACTGAAGAGATAGAATTCCCCGTCTAAGGCACCCGACACAGCACTATGTCGAGATGGACCAGGCAAAGATTCGAGTATTTGCCATTGCGCATCAGGATCAGCAAGATCCAATGCCCAGAAATCCTTGCTCGCGACGGTATCGTTGGGGGTCTCCAGTCCTCCGGCTATGTAAAGGATATTTCCAGCTACGGCCCCGCTAGCAAATGCTCTGGGTTGTGGAAGTGCTGGCAACAATCGCTGGGAGATGCTCTCGCCGTCCCAGCGCAGCGCAACCACCTCCACAAAATGCTCCAGGGCATTTCCCCCGCCTGCACAGATTACTTCATCTTCCCATTGGGCTGCTACTGCATAGCCCGTCGGCCTGGTAAGTGTGAATC
This window contains:
- a CDS encoding exo-alpha-sialidase; the encoded protein is MGSLGTWVEQNGYIAIVSGTSDEAGLFADRDLATGDFQITAQLSLPELNATGAAFQLGESYLGFDGPNQQLYLSGALAGWHHVVLGDARPHLEPGEWFTFEAIRTDGVIRFLIDDQLIHSVGSFAGIGRFGFTFSSLGRVAPLAKGELHIREFVTTGVFHPSGTNRPGGFSIPLVDLAEDTHRQVLVDRESNQYLGHPTTVLLDDQHTIITVYPKGHGRGAVVMKKSHDSGLTWSDRLPVPDNWSTSQEVPTLYPVIDRDGTKRLIMFSGLYPIRMAVSEDEGNTWSPLDPIGDFGGIVAMGDVIRLRDGRYMAFFHDDGRFINGREEERGQFYVYKTVSSDGGLTWSQPEVVVTHPVADLCEPGVIRSPDGQQIAMLLRENSRQFNSFVTFSDDEGATWSTPMEVTGALTGDRHQAIYGPDGRLFISFRDRTHVSPTWGDWVGWVGTYEDIVHGQEGQYRVRLMDNHEGADTAYPGVEILPDGTVVTTTYGHWTKNESPYIMSVRFTFEELDNKVAEN
- a CDS encoding M20/M25/M40 family metallo-hydrolase codes for the protein MREKKVLSLLDSMIRFPSLSGQEDEICSYMQSYVDQAGIQSERIENSLFFWLGDGPNKLLLASHLDVVPPSSSHPYPPFDATRINGKIYGRGASDAKASGAAMTSALLELASENWKPEEGQLIVALTECEETDYENNGLQKLLQTKLPRPQSALVGEPTNLLPVVAQKGLLVLRLDAKGHSAHAARHALGENAILKAADDIRRLLKLKFDRCHPILGDTSMNVTTIQGGVARNVIPDHCTIYLDIRSTPAYTHDEIVATIRAAVESEVTVHSDRIIPVCTATDEPIVEACLTAAPGTQPEGSPTASDWIYLQGIPAVKIGPGSSELSHTANEHVDQSEVVQAVDFYKTAVKKYFSLSR
- a CDS encoding anthranilate synthase component I family protein, whose amino-acid sequence is MWALRLAAVDLQPLAQKYAQGHGLIWLDSSSRSLRFDRYSYLCIDPVESIPATAKMDDLRSVLHRYTTVRCMEDGPPFQGGLVGFFDYEFTENGSPIAIQTRNQGGANCHFRLYDTIVAVDHHADLTWIISSGFKNGSNKPCEDIAKARINAVRQDIRDIPKPVTPTVDLIWRNEITKQDYLKAVHDILDFIHAGDIYQANFAQTFAADLPRDTDPLHIYLSTRKSNPAPFSAYGVFGKRSIACTSPERLITVNAQGLAEARPIKGTIARSDYPDEDQQLRERLLKSEKDRAENIMIVDLLRNDLSRVCKPHSVRVPELCVLESYAGLHQLTSSVQGQLEDGKDAFDLLSAVFPGGSITGAPKRRSMEIIDQIEQFSRRAFCGSFGYFGFDGAADFNIMIRTIQFQDDRAWLAVGGGITSLSHPNEEYSETLLKAQKILDGTEKASVE
- a CDS encoding aminodeoxychorismate/anthranilate synthase component II yields the protein MILILDNRDSFVYNISRYFRELGEATDVVGSDHVTLDDIEVMQPKALVISPGPCTPNEAGISLSVTSHFSGRIPILGVCLGHQVIAQSYGAVVTHARFPKYGRASSMIHDGCGLFKGLPNPLTAGLYHSLIVTQVDKSDLIIQAKSPEGEIMALRHKQNPTFGVQFHPESILSKSGHELLHNFVQIVERFQCSS
- a CDS encoding aminotransferase class IV, with product MFLLEQLGRQHAIRPFDLRDRGLLLADGVFDTSLIVCGTMVLRSAHVNRLVRDATALEINIDQQRINDLLDNNLTEDQNGVLRITVTSGPAERWSLNTQMIPPTVLLSLSPLNRSDQFKPISLQTSLIRRNHTSLTSRHKTLAYTDNLAALRAARTEGYDDALFLNTRGNVCCVTTGNLFLKIGNTWMTPPVSDGILPGIMRQWVMKTAPHIGLGIIEQTITEDELRFVEAAFMTNSGRLAVPISKMDGRELRPQLPDGLEDTAMELVRTSSEH